A genomic window from Elusimicrobiota bacterium includes:
- a CDS encoding tetratricopeptide repeat protein → MEILFEPKAGPFEKTAGIAGGLVAALLVGLLVLSIRVKYQESRYSRSALGARYRGLADAWAKKGKALPAVHAYGRAILMTPRPNAALYWARGDAWMLLKRYGQAEADYDRAIALAPLAPYPLMAKAMCLALDGRFQPAIGSADSALRLDRNMELAYFWRGFAEDKLGRLREAEGDFTKALVYNKSASNYHLARAAARLKLGDFPGAKEDIDRALRIDPRLEDSPLMRSIRQVYGDFLGTAPRRGT, encoded by the coding sequence ATGGAGATCCTGTTCGAGCCGAAGGCCGGACCCTTTGAAAAGACCGCCGGCATCGCGGGCGGCTTGGTCGCGGCCCTGCTCGTCGGCCTGCTGGTCCTCTCCATCCGCGTCAAATATCAGGAGTCGCGATACTCCAGATCCGCGCTCGGCGCGCGGTACCGCGGCTTGGCCGACGCCTGGGCCAAGAAGGGCAAGGCCCTGCCGGCGGTCCATGCCTACGGCCGAGCGATCCTTATGACCCCCCGGCCGAACGCCGCTCTTTATTGGGCCCGCGGCGACGCCTGGATGCTGCTCAAGCGCTACGGACAGGCGGAGGCGGACTATGACCGAGCCATCGCGCTGGCGCCTCTGGCCCCCTACCCGCTGATGGCCAAAGCCATGTGCCTGGCCCTCGACGGCCGGTTCCAGCCGGCGATCGGCTCCGCCGACAGCGCGCTGCGCCTCGACCGGAACATGGAGCTCGCCTACTTCTGGAGGGGCTTCGCGGAAGACAAGCTCGGCAGGCTCCGGGAAGCGGAAGGCGACTTCACCAAGGCCCTCGTCTACAACAAGTCGGCGAGCAACTATCACCTGGCCCGCGCCGCGGCGCGCCTCAAGCTCGGCGACTTCCCCGGAGCCAAGGAGGATATCGACCGCGCCCTCCGGATCGACCCCCGGCTCGAGGACTCGCCCCTCATGAGATCCATCCGCCAGGTGTACGGGGATTTCCTGGGCACCGCGCCCCGCCGCGGGACATAG
- the asnB gene encoding asparagine synthase (glutamine-hydrolyzing), translated as MCGICGIVYKDGTAPDRGRLKAANDLLIHRGPDDEGFYVDGPAGLAMRRLAIIDLNTGHQPISSADGRYTIVFNGEIYNFLELRAELEAQGCAFRTKTDTEVILTLYQRLGTTCVSRLRGMFAFAIWDKLDERLFLARDRIGKKPLVYTEQPGFLAFASELRSLFVWPGISRDIEPEAIDQFLSLQYIPSPGTIYRAVRKLPPGHFLVLHKGQVKVERYWDLPVGRPPITTDVVEAKRMVADKLREAVRLRLISDVPLGAFLSGGIDSSIIVALMAEMSSQPVKTFSIGFEEAEFSELHFAKEVAQRYGCEHTEFVVKPEMADVLPKLAWHYGEPYADPSALPSYYVARETRRFVTVALNGDGGDENFAGYIRYFAMKLARPFDFMPGPARSALRSAAELLPDWHAPYGFTWRLKRFLRSALFTDLPRRHLKMICYFAEEDKDGFYTPEFEARLGARKGSAQDYIARAFAACPDEDFINRLLYVDFQTYLPECLMTKMDIAAMANSLEGRSPFLDHEFVETVFRMPGDWKLKGLRGQKWLLKETFRDKLPPLIFNRGKMGFGIPLGAWFRGPLKSFWEDHVLGSRALARGYFRESALRRLWEEHQSRRRDHGYRLWALLMLELWHEDCLEKGQ; from the coding sequence ATGTGCGGCATCTGCGGCATCGTCTATAAGGACGGCACCGCCCCGGACCGGGGGCGGCTCAAGGCGGCCAACGACCTCCTGATCCACCGCGGCCCGGACGACGAGGGCTTCTACGTCGACGGCCCGGCCGGCCTGGCCATGCGGCGCCTGGCCATCATCGACCTCAACACCGGCCATCAGCCCATCTCCAGCGCGGACGGCCGCTACACCATCGTCTTCAACGGCGAGATCTACAACTTCCTGGAGCTGCGCGCCGAGCTCGAGGCTCAAGGCTGCGCCTTCCGCACCAAGACCGACACCGAGGTCATCCTCACCCTCTACCAGAGGCTGGGCACGACCTGCGTCAGCCGCCTGCGCGGCATGTTCGCCTTCGCCATATGGGACAAGCTGGACGAGCGCCTGTTCCTCGCCCGCGACCGCATCGGCAAGAAGCCCCTGGTCTACACGGAGCAGCCAGGCTTCCTGGCCTTCGCCTCCGAGCTGCGCTCCCTCTTCGTCTGGCCCGGCATCTCGCGCGACATCGAGCCCGAAGCCATAGACCAGTTCCTCTCGCTCCAGTACATCCCGTCGCCCGGCACCATCTACCGCGCGGTCCGCAAACTGCCGCCCGGGCATTTTCTGGTGCTGCACAAGGGCCAGGTCAAGGTGGAGCGCTACTGGGACCTGCCCGTGGGCCGGCCGCCCATCACCACCGACGTGGTCGAGGCCAAGCGCATGGTCGCCGACAAGCTCCGCGAGGCCGTGCGCCTGCGCCTGATCTCCGACGTCCCGCTGGGGGCCTTCCTCTCCGGGGGCATCGACTCCTCCATCATCGTCGCGCTCATGGCCGAGATGTCCTCCCAGCCGGTCAAGACCTTCTCCATCGGCTTCGAGGAGGCCGAGTTCTCGGAGCTCCATTTCGCCAAGGAGGTCGCCCAGCGCTACGGCTGCGAGCACACCGAGTTCGTGGTCAAGCCCGAGATGGCCGACGTCCTGCCCAAGCTCGCCTGGCACTACGGCGAGCCCTACGCCGACCCCTCGGCCCTGCCCTCCTACTACGTGGCCCGCGAGACCCGGCGCTTCGTGACCGTGGCGCTCAACGGCGACGGCGGCGACGAGAACTTCGCGGGCTACATCCGCTATTTCGCCATGAAGCTCGCGCGGCCTTTCGACTTCATGCCCGGCCCGGCGCGCTCGGCCCTGCGCTCCGCGGCCGAGCTCCTGCCGGACTGGCACGCGCCCTACGGCTTCACCTGGCGGCTCAAGCGCTTCCTGCGCTCGGCCCTGTTCACGGACCTGCCCCGGCGGCATCTCAAGATGATCTGCTATTTCGCCGAGGAGGACAAGGACGGGTTCTACACCCCGGAATTCGAGGCCCGGCTCGGGGCACGGAAGGGCTCGGCGCAGGACTACATCGCGCGCGCCTTCGCCGCTTGCCCGGACGAGGACTTCATCAACCGGCTCCTCTACGTCGACTTCCAGACCTACCTCCCCGAATGCCTCATGACCAAGATGGACATCGCGGCCATGGCCAACTCCCTGGAGGGGCGCTCGCCCTTCCTGGACCACGAGTTCGTGGAGACCGTGTTCCGGATGCCCGGGGATTGGAAGCTCAAGGGCCTGCGCGGGCAGAAGTGGCTGCTCAAGGAGACCTTCCGCGACAAGCTGCCGCCGCTCATCTTCAACCGCGGCAAGATGGGCTTCGGCATCCCGCTGGGCGCCTGGTTCCGGGGTCCGCTCAAGTCCTTCTGGGAGGACCACGTCCTCGGCTCCCGCGCCCTGGCGCGCGGCTATTTCAGGGAATCGGCCTTGCGCCGCCTCTGGGAAGAGCACCAGAGCCGGCGGCGGGACCACGGCTACCGCCTCTGGGCCCTGCTCATGCTGGAACTCTGGCACGAGGATTGCCTGGAAAAAGGGCAATAA
- a CDS encoding tetratricopeptide repeat protein, giving the protein MDFERMMSVAFAMERRSPASERERSEARSLRARAQWLCEAGSHAEAMEMFLESLRMEPLESAAIGGLAWCLAATGDGAKALALLDKAANFDMGDAELALSRGRCLKEMGRLDEAAVSFDEAQSLDPQNPVFGYEQGLCQAGMGRDDLALASFEAALRRGGRYAPALDQKGACLRRLGRLEESLACLDQAVALAPDSPSPWFNRAQVLEALGRGPEAGRCYARFVALAPAHQEEKLFLARRKALEAGAELA; this is encoded by the coding sequence GTGGATTTCGAGCGGATGATGTCGGTGGCCTTCGCCATGGAGCGCAGGTCTCCGGCCAGCGAGCGGGAGCGGAGCGAAGCCCGCAGCCTCCGCGCGCGCGCGCAATGGCTTTGCGAGGCGGGGAGCCACGCCGAGGCCATGGAGATGTTCCTGGAGTCCCTGCGCATGGAGCCTTTGGAATCGGCGGCCATCGGAGGGTTGGCCTGGTGCCTCGCCGCCACGGGCGACGGCGCCAAGGCCTTGGCCCTGCTCGACAAGGCCGCCAACTTCGATATGGGCGACGCGGAGCTGGCCTTGAGCCGCGGCCGCTGTCTCAAGGAGATGGGGCGCTTGGACGAGGCCGCGGTGTCCTTCGACGAGGCGCAGAGCCTCGATCCCCAGAACCCGGTCTTCGGCTACGAGCAGGGCCTCTGTCAGGCCGGCATGGGCCGTGACGATCTGGCGCTGGCCAGTTTCGAGGCCGCCCTGCGGCGCGGCGGCCGGTACGCCCCGGCTTTGGACCAGAAGGGTGCCTGCCTGCGGCGCCTGGGCCGGCTGGAGGAGTCGCTCGCCTGCCTGGACCAGGCCGTGGCTCTGGCGCCCGATTCGCCTTCGCCTTGGTTCAACAGAGCCCAGGTCTTGGAGGCCCTGGGGCGGGGACCGGAGGCGGGCCGCTGCTACGCCAGGTTCGTGGCGCTGGCCCCGGCGCATCAGGAGGAGAAGTTGTTCCTGGCCCGGCGCAAGGCCCTGGAGGCCGGCGCCGAGTTGGCCTAG
- a CDS encoding glycosyltransferase — protein MSDPLELTVLLPTLDEGAHLAKVLADVNAAASRLTGSFEVLVVDGGSRDDTVAAACAAGARVLRQRGRGYGQALREGLDAARGGWILSMDADGSHPVRYFGELWARREGCDLVIASRFVPGGGGRMPWHRFALSWLLNSVTRRVLDWPIRDSSSGLRLYRREAAAGLPLAAEDFSVQQEALALILAKGGRVAELPFFYEPRLSGESKADVPLLARRYLGMLARLRRARGGWTGPAALAGALALGLAVGLWGIGWGLPGPQRWRAFPEAMRSDPDTARKLKESWQSLYQGIERTHQEVKGEEPVTRVQGVEEVPPGWTWPPDKLVNSYRSLLVRSENPDEQKAYTVLARMRPWRLELEPLYLQYGGSFVYPLGAFLEAAALLRAARVVPDLGHYLLHPEDMGRLFLLGRLFVLLFQVASLWVLFDLGRRLSGPWTGFCAAALFCLSPLVASQTHIVKPHPYAAFWALAAMRYWFRVYEDGRRPDALWGGLCLGMAAGANSSLLLLSVLPLLVRFMRRGSPGAGRRELWDVFLSLSAAGGVYAATNPYILLATKDFLWETTVYPAHVRDFGGNLASLLGPWAVGGLGSVLYAAAAMALLIALVRPEPRRRILALMFVVGFGVLWLFIARFWGFAGPGMVRFFYPFWGLACLLAADLICAAKIPGWIRVLLLAAAFADSGLRSWVYLQNFHLDAGPYSTRLQAADWIDAHIPAGASIGLTRYPQPAHTPPFRYDRYRLVIFERPEFLKLGQRPEYLVTDAGNRPELAPLTEYRMIQAFESYRLAWVGVDDTNFANISFFIYGRRQ, from the coding sequence ATGAGCGACCCTTTGGAACTGACGGTCCTGCTGCCGACCTTGGACGAGGGCGCGCACCTGGCCAAAGTGCTCGCCGATGTGAACGCCGCGGCTTCCCGGCTCACCGGCTCCTTCGAGGTGCTGGTGGTGGACGGCGGCTCCCGGGACGATACCGTGGCCGCGGCCTGCGCGGCCGGGGCGCGCGTGCTGCGCCAGAGGGGCCGGGGCTACGGCCAGGCCCTCCGGGAAGGCCTGGACGCGGCGCGCGGCGGGTGGATCCTGTCCATGGACGCGGACGGCTCGCACCCGGTCCGCTATTTCGGCGAGCTTTGGGCGCGCCGGGAGGGCTGCGACTTGGTCATCGCCTCGCGCTTCGTGCCGGGCGGCGGGGGCCGCATGCCCTGGCACCGCTTCGCTTTGAGCTGGCTGCTCAACTCGGTGACGCGCCGCGTCCTGGACTGGCCCATCCGGGACAGCTCGAGCGGACTGCGCCTGTACCGGCGCGAGGCCGCGGCCGGACTGCCGCTGGCGGCCGAGGATTTCTCCGTGCAGCAGGAGGCTCTGGCGCTCATCCTGGCCAAGGGCGGGCGGGTCGCCGAGCTGCCTTTCTTCTACGAGCCGCGTCTGAGCGGGGAGTCCAAGGCGGATGTGCCCCTGCTCGCGCGGCGCTACCTGGGCATGCTGGCGCGGCTGCGGCGCGCGCGCGGCGGCTGGACGGGGCCGGCCGCTCTGGCCGGGGCCTTGGCCTTGGGGCTGGCGGTCGGCCTTTGGGGCATCGGCTGGGGCTTGCCGGGCCCGCAGCGCTGGCGGGCTTTCCCAGAGGCGATGCGCTCCGATCCAGACACCGCCCGCAAGCTCAAGGAAAGCTGGCAGAGCCTCTATCAAGGCATCGAGCGGACACACCAGGAGGTGAAAGGCGAGGAGCCGGTCACCCGCGTGCAAGGCGTGGAGGAGGTCCCGCCGGGCTGGACCTGGCCGCCCGACAAGCTGGTCAACTCGTACCGGTCTTTGCTCGTGCGCTCCGAGAATCCCGACGAACAGAAGGCTTACACGGTCCTGGCGCGGATGCGGCCGTGGCGGCTGGAGCTGGAGCCCCTCTACCTCCAATATGGCGGCAGCTTCGTCTATCCCCTCGGAGCGTTCCTGGAAGCGGCTGCTTTGCTTCGGGCGGCCCGGGTTGTACCCGACCTGGGGCACTATCTGCTGCATCCGGAAGATATGGGGCGGCTTTTCCTTTTGGGGCGCCTTTTCGTCCTGCTCTTCCAGGTCGCCAGCCTTTGGGTCCTTTTCGACCTGGGGCGCCGACTCTCCGGTCCATGGACCGGTTTCTGCGCTGCGGCGCTCTTTTGCCTGTCTCCATTGGTCGCGAGCCAGACGCACATCGTCAAGCCCCATCCTTACGCCGCTTTTTGGGCGCTGGCAGCCATGCGCTACTGGTTCCGGGTTTACGAGGATGGGCGCCGGCCGGACGCCCTATGGGGGGGCCTCTGCCTGGGCATGGCTGCGGGAGCCAATTCCTCGCTCCTGCTCCTGTCGGTCCTGCCGTTGCTGGTCCGGTTCATGCGGCGCGGGTCCCCGGGAGCCGGCCGGCGCGAGCTATGGGACGTCTTCCTCTCTTTGTCGGCGGCCGGCGGAGTCTATGCGGCCACCAACCCCTATATTCTCCTTGCGACCAAGGATTTCCTCTGGGAGACGACGGTCTATCCGGCCCATGTGCGCGATTTCGGAGGCAACCTGGCCTCGTTGCTGGGGCCGTGGGCGGTGGGGGGACTCGGGTCAGTCTTGTATGCGGCGGCGGCCATGGCGCTTCTGATCGCGCTGGTTCGTCCAGAGCCTAGGCGCAGGATCCTGGCGCTGATGTTCGTGGTCGGGTTCGGCGTGCTGTGGCTGTTCATCGCCCGGTTCTGGGGCTTCGCAGGTCCTGGGATGGTGCGCTTCTTCTATCCGTTCTGGGGGCTGGCCTGTCTTCTGGCCGCTGACCTCATCTGCGCCGCGAAGATCCCTGGCTGGATCAGGGTCTTGCTCCTGGCCGCAGCCTTCGCGGACAGCGGGCTCAGGTCATGGGTCTACCTGCAGAACTTCCATCTCGACGCCGGCCCGTATTCCACCCGCCTCCAGGCAGCGGACTGGATAGACGCGCATATCCCGGCTGGCGCTTCGATCGGCCTGACGCGCTATCCCCAGCCAGCTCATACCCCTCCCTTCCGCTATGACCGCTACCGCCTGGTCATCTTCGAAAGGCCGGAGTTCCTCAAGCTCGGCCAGCGTCCCGAATACCTGGTGACGGACGCGGGCAATCGTCCGGAGCTTGCCCCCCTGACCGAGTACAGAATGATCCAGGCCTTCGAGAGTTACCGACTGGCTTGGGTTGGCGTCGATGATACGAATTTTGCCAACATCAGCTTCTTCATCTACGGTCGCCGGCAATAG
- a CDS encoding glycosyltransferase has translation MKVTVLMPVYNERWTLREIMRRVYEQAELLHEVVAVDDGSTDGSVARLKELEARYASHKVPLRVVYKAKNEGKGAALKAGLAAVTGDIVIIQDADLEYNPKDYATLLAPLSDGRADVVYGSRFLGGAARRVLLFWHSVANQVLTICCNLFSDLNLTDVWTCYKVLPADILRRLDLFSRGFGFEPEVTIKIARLGCRIYEVPIGYEGRTQEEGKKIGLQDAFTGTLAMIRAWLSSDQGPRSAGEQTLRNMARAGQYNLFLFDRIEPYLGREVIEVGAGVGNISRKLLDRDRLVLSDADPGYVELLERTYQDWAYVKVVALDLARPQAVPEELAESFDSVVCFQVLEHIQDDALALGTIRRLLKPGGRVLLMLPAHQSLFGTMDRELGHLRRYDAPDLRGKLTAAGFEIEALRFYNPIAVPGWWLNGKVLRRRLISDFQLLVFDKLIFLVRWLARWDIRFGLVILAVGRKKA, from the coding sequence ATGAAAGTCACCGTGCTCATGCCGGTCTATAACGAGCGCTGGACCCTGCGCGAGATCATGCGTCGGGTCTATGAGCAGGCTGAGCTCCTGCACGAGGTGGTGGCCGTGGACGACGGCTCCACGGACGGCAGCGTCGCCCGGCTCAAGGAGCTCGAGGCCCGCTACGCTTCCCACAAGGTCCCTTTGCGCGTCGTCTACAAGGCGAAGAACGAGGGCAAGGGCGCGGCCCTCAAGGCCGGCCTGGCCGCGGTCACCGGCGACATCGTCATCATCCAGGACGCGGACCTGGAATACAACCCCAAGGACTACGCCACGCTGCTGGCCCCGCTCTCCGACGGACGGGCCGATGTGGTCTACGGGAGCCGCTTCCTCGGCGGCGCCGCCCGCCGGGTGCTCCTTTTCTGGCACTCCGTCGCCAACCAGGTCCTCACGATCTGCTGCAATCTTTTCTCCGACCTTAACCTGACCGACGTCTGGACCTGCTACAAAGTCCTCCCCGCGGACATTCTGCGCCGCCTGGACCTGTTCTCGCGCGGCTTCGGCTTCGAGCCCGAGGTGACCATCAAGATCGCGCGGCTGGGCTGCCGCATCTACGAGGTCCCCATCGGCTATGAAGGGCGCACCCAAGAGGAGGGCAAGAAGATCGGGTTGCAGGACGCTTTTACAGGCACTTTGGCCATGATCCGGGCCTGGCTCTCCAGCGACCAGGGCCCGCGCTCCGCCGGCGAGCAGACCTTGCGCAACATGGCACGGGCCGGGCAGTACAATCTCTTCCTGTTCGACCGGATCGAGCCTTACTTGGGCCGCGAGGTCATCGAGGTCGGGGCGGGCGTGGGCAACATCTCGCGCAAGCTTTTGGACCGCGACCGCCTGGTCTTGAGCGATGCGGACCCCGGCTACGTCGAGCTGCTGGAGCGGACTTACCAGGACTGGGCCTACGTGAAGGTCGTGGCCCTGGACCTGGCCCGCCCGCAGGCGGTCCCTGAGGAACTCGCCGAGAGCTTCGACAGCGTGGTCTGCTTCCAGGTCCTGGAGCATATCCAGGATGACGCGCTCGCTTTGGGCACCATCCGGCGGCTGCTCAAGCCCGGGGGGCGGGTGCTCCTGATGCTGCCGGCTCACCAGTCCCTCTTCGGCACGATGGACCGGGAGCTGGGCCACCTCCGTCGTTACGATGCCCCCGACTTGCGCGGCAAACTGACCGCCGCGGGCTTCGAGATCGAGGCCCTGCGCTTCTACAACCCCATCGCGGTGCCGGGCTGGTGGCTCAATGGGAAGGTGCTCCGCCGCCGGCTCATCTCGGATTTCCAGCTCTTGGTCTTCGACAAGCTCATCTTCCTGGTGCGCTGGCTGGCGCGCTGGGACATCCGCTTCGGGCTGGTGATCTTAGCGGTGGGCCGCAAGAAGGCGTGA